A section of the Streptomyces sp. SCL15-4 genome encodes:
- a CDS encoding LON peptidase substrate-binding domain-containing protein produces MTTARLPLFPLNSVLFPGLVLPLNVFEERYRAMMRDLLKTPEDEPRRFAVVAIRDGHEVAPSAPGMPDPTAQPERGPAAGFGADPLRAFHGVGCVADAATIRERSGGTFEVLATGTTRVRLLSVDASGPYLTAELEELAEEPGDEAGALAEDVLRSFRRYQKRLAGARERSLSGGTELPDDPGVVSYLVAAAMVHDTPTKQRLLQAPDAASRLRDELRLLRAETSIIRSLPSLPAFELTRTPTSLN; encoded by the coding sequence GTGACCACCGCCCGTCTGCCGCTCTTTCCGCTGAACTCGGTGCTTTTCCCGGGTCTCGTGCTGCCGCTGAACGTCTTCGAGGAGCGGTATCGCGCCATGATGCGCGATCTGCTGAAGACCCCCGAGGACGAGCCGCGCCGGTTCGCCGTCGTCGCCATCCGGGACGGCCACGAGGTCGCGCCGAGCGCCCCGGGCATGCCCGATCCCACGGCGCAGCCCGAGCGGGGCCCGGCCGCCGGCTTCGGCGCCGACCCGCTGCGGGCCTTCCACGGCGTGGGCTGTGTGGCCGACGCGGCGACGATCCGGGAACGGTCCGGCGGCACCTTCGAGGTGCTGGCGACCGGTACGACCCGGGTGCGGCTGCTGTCCGTGGACGCCTCGGGCCCGTATCTGACCGCGGAGCTGGAGGAGCTGGCGGAGGAGCCCGGGGACGAGGCCGGCGCGCTGGCCGAGGACGTCCTGCGCTCCTTCCGCCGCTACCAGAAGCGGCTGGCGGGCGCCCGGGAACGCTCGCTGTCCGGCGGCACGGAGCTGCCGGACGACCCGGGCGTGGTGTCGTACCTGGTGGCCGCGGCCATGGTGCACGACACGCCGACCAAGCAGCGGCTGCTCCAGGCGCCGGACGCCGCCTCCCGGCTGCGGGACGAGCTGAGGCTCCTGCGCGCGGAGACGTCGATCATCCGCAGCCTGCCGTCGCTGCCCGCGTTCGAGCTGACGCGGACGCCGACGAGCCTGAACTGA
- a CDS encoding ABC transporter ATP-binding protein, whose protein sequence is MTRAGEALGYDAVVRVRGLGKTYPAVRGRRGTPGTPQVRATDGVELDVRCGEVFGLLGPNGAGKSTLVRQLTGLLRPDTGSVEILGHDIVRHPERAARLLAYLGQESSALDELSVSLAVETTGRLRGLDVRRARAERDAVLEELGLTPIAGRALKKLSGGQRRLACFAAALVGRRPLLVLDEPTTGMDPVARRAVWAAVDRRRAEHGTTVLLVTHNVIEAETVLDRVAVLDRGRVIACDTPAGLKARVAGEVRVELVWRERAPLEVPEVAVLRERAAESGRRWTLRLAPEEARAVVATVTGGAAFAALDDFTLATPSLEDVYLALGGAARQGLVRA, encoded by the coding sequence ATGACGCGCGCGGGAGAGGCACTCGGGTACGACGCGGTCGTACGCGTGCGCGGACTCGGTAAGACCTATCCGGCGGTCCGGGGCCGGCGGGGCACGCCGGGCACCCCTCAGGTGCGGGCCACCGACGGGGTGGAGCTGGACGTGCGGTGCGGCGAGGTGTTCGGGCTGCTCGGCCCGAACGGCGCCGGCAAGTCCACTCTCGTACGGCAGCTCACCGGGCTGCTGCGGCCGGACACGGGCAGCGTCGAGATCCTCGGCCACGACATCGTCCGGCACCCCGAGCGGGCCGCCCGGCTCCTCGCCTACCTCGGCCAGGAGTCCAGCGCCCTGGACGAGCTGTCCGTCTCCCTCGCCGTCGAGACCACCGGACGCCTGCGCGGCCTGGACGTACGGCGGGCGCGGGCCGAACGGGACGCCGTGCTGGAGGAGCTGGGCCTGACCCCGATCGCCGGCCGGGCGCTGAAGAAGCTGTCCGGCGGGCAGCGGCGGCTCGCCTGCTTCGCCGCCGCCCTGGTGGGCCGGCGTCCGCTGCTCGTGCTGGACGAGCCGACCACCGGCATGGACCCGGTCGCCCGGCGCGCGGTGTGGGCGGCCGTGGACCGGCGGCGGGCCGAGCACGGCACGACCGTGCTGCTGGTCACCCACAACGTCATCGAGGCCGAGACGGTGCTGGACCGGGTCGCCGTGCTCGACCGGGGCCGGGTCATCGCCTGCGACACCCCGGCCGGGCTCAAGGCGCGGGTCGCCGGCGAGGTGCGGGTGGAGCTGGTGTGGCGGGAGCGGGCGCCGCTGGAGGTGCCCGAGGTGGCCGTGCTGCGCGAGCGGGCGGCGGAGTCCGGCCGGCGCTGGACGCTGCGGCTCGCGCCCGAGGAGGCCCGCGCCGTCGTCGCCACGGTGACCGGCGGGGCCGCCTTCGCCGCCCTGGACGACTTCACGCTCGCCACGCCCAGCCTGGAGGACGTCTATCTGGCGCTGGGCGGGGCGGCCCGGCAGGGACTGGTGAGGGCGTGA
- the ybaK gene encoding Cys-tRNA(Pro) deacylase: protein MAKKPKKQQQSGGTPATVALTAAGVDFTVHAYDHDPSHPSYGEEAAEAMGVSPDRVFKTLVADVDGSLVVGVVPVAGSLDLKALAAAVGGKRAAMADPALAERTTGYVRGGISPLGQRKKLRTVLDDSAGAHPTICVSAGRRGLEVELAPKDLAELTDAVLAPIGKN, encoded by the coding sequence ATGGCGAAGAAGCCGAAGAAGCAGCAGCAGTCCGGAGGCACGCCCGCGACGGTGGCCCTGACGGCGGCGGGCGTGGACTTCACCGTCCACGCCTACGACCACGACCCCTCCCACCCGTCCTACGGCGAGGAGGCGGCCGAGGCCATGGGCGTCTCCCCCGACCGGGTCTTCAAGACGCTGGTGGCCGACGTGGACGGCTCGCTGGTGGTCGGCGTGGTCCCGGTGGCCGGCTCGCTGGACCTCAAGGCCCTGGCGGCGGCTGTGGGCGGCAAGCGGGCGGCGATGGCCGACCCGGCGCTCGCCGAGCGCACCACGGGCTATGTCCGCGGCGGCATCTCCCCGCTCGGCCAGCGCAAGAAGCTCCGCACGGTCCTCGACGACTCGGCCGGGGCCCATCCCACGATCTGTGTCTCGGCGGGCCGCCGGGGCCTGGAGGTCGAACTGGCCCCGAAGGACCTGGCCGAGCTGACGGACGCGGTCCTGGCGCCGATCGGGAAGAACTGA
- a CDS encoding DUF2252 domain-containing protein — MSVPQLDEEQRGEEILAVFDTAFGRLLAADPAAFRVKFRKMAASAFAFYRGTACLFYHDLDADKRGGPYLDERTSRVWIHGDLHAENFGTYMDSNGRLVFNVNDFDEAYVGPFTWDLKRFAASVALIGYAKALSDAQITELVTVYAHAYRERIHALATGAKRDEVPPFTLDTAQGPLLDALRDARAMTRFGLLESMTEIRDFERRFAPGGGSIELDAATRYKVLAAFDGYLETLPDSSLARPDSYRVKDVVGRRGIGIGSAGLPSYNILLEGHSDALENDVVIYIKQAQTPAVSRHITDPVVAEYFRHEGHRTVISQRALQAHADPWLGWTELDGAGQLVAEVSPYAVDLDWGDIDDPEEIAAVVADLGRATAAMHAAADDTSGESLVPFSTERAIDAAIAADEEGFAPLLADFAHGYGARARADHQIFVDLFRNGRIPGL; from the coding sequence ATGTCGGTCCCCCAGCTCGACGAGGAGCAGCGCGGCGAGGAGATCCTCGCCGTCTTCGACACCGCCTTCGGCCGGCTCCTGGCCGCCGACCCGGCCGCGTTCCGGGTGAAATTCCGGAAGATGGCCGCCTCCGCCTTCGCGTTCTACCGGGGCACGGCGTGCCTCTTCTACCACGACCTCGACGCCGACAAGCGCGGCGGTCCGTACCTGGACGAGCGCACCTCCCGCGTGTGGATCCACGGCGACCTGCACGCGGAGAACTTCGGCACGTACATGGATTCGAACGGCCGGCTGGTCTTCAACGTCAACGACTTCGACGAGGCCTACGTCGGCCCGTTCACCTGGGACCTCAAGCGCTTCGCGGCGTCCGTCGCGCTGATCGGGTACGCGAAGGCGCTCAGCGACGCGCAGATCACCGAACTGGTGACCGTCTACGCGCACGCCTACCGCGAGCGGATCCACGCCCTGGCCACGGGCGCCAAGCGGGACGAGGTGCCGCCGTTCACGCTGGACACCGCGCAGGGTCCGCTGCTGGACGCGCTGCGTGACGCCCGGGCCATGACCCGGTTCGGGCTGCTGGAGTCGATGACCGAGATCCGCGACTTCGAGCGCCGCTTCGCCCCGGGCGGCGGCTCCATCGAGCTGGACGCGGCCACCCGCTACAAGGTCCTGGCGGCCTTCGACGGCTATCTGGAGACCCTGCCGGACTCCTCCCTGGCCCGCCCGGACTCCTACCGGGTCAAGGACGTGGTGGGCCGCCGGGGCATCGGCATCGGCTCGGCGGGGCTGCCGTCGTACAACATCCTCCTGGAGGGCCACAGCGACGCCCTGGAGAACGATGTGGTGATCTACATCAAGCAGGCGCAGACGCCGGCCGTCTCGCGGCACATCACGGATCCGGTGGTCGCGGAGTACTTCCGGCACGAGGGCCACCGCACGGTGATCTCCCAGCGCGCCCTCCAGGCGCACGCCGACCCGTGGCTGGGCTGGACCGAGCTGGACGGCGCGGGCCAGCTGGTCGCCGAGGTCTCGCCGTACGCGGTGGACCTGGACTGGGGCGACATCGACGACCCGGAGGAGATCGCGGCCGTCGTCGCCGACCTCGGCCGGGCCACGGCCGCCATGCACGCGGCGGCGGACGACACCTCCGGCGAGTCCCTGGTGCCGTTCTCCACCGAGCGGGCCATCGACGCCGCGATCGCGGCGGACGAGGAGGGCTTCGCGCCCCTGCTGGCGGACTTCGCGCACGGCTACGGCGCACGCGCGCGTGCCGACCACCAGATCTTCGTGGACCTGTTCCGCAACGGCCGGATTCCGGGGCTGTAG
- a CDS encoding AAA family ATPase, which yields MTAPLTPPPHDDSAHQVWQTPPPAGHGRAQDGPGLRTELREAAVLTVALALAGVLLGLLWWWLAPQVPLVGDVLDKNWVVYLKDSEGEQAVGVDGTFTLLGLGFGLVSALAVFLLRRRGGVPLVVALGLGSLLGSLLAWRLGIRLGPDADVLAHARAVGKGVTFSAPLKLSAKGALLAWPLAALLAHLGLTGLFGPRDPETP from the coding sequence GTGACCGCACCGTTGACTCCACCGCCGCACGACGACTCCGCGCACCAGGTCTGGCAGACCCCGCCCCCCGCGGGACACGGGCGGGCACAGGACGGTCCCGGGCTGCGGACGGAGCTGCGGGAGGCGGCCGTGCTCACGGTGGCGCTGGCGCTCGCCGGAGTGCTGCTGGGACTGCTGTGGTGGTGGCTGGCGCCGCAGGTGCCGCTGGTCGGCGACGTGCTGGACAAGAACTGGGTCGTCTACCTGAAGGACAGCGAGGGCGAGCAGGCCGTCGGGGTCGACGGAACGTTCACTCTGCTGGGGCTCGGCTTCGGACTCGTCAGCGCGCTCGCCGTCTTCCTGCTGCGCCGGCGCGGCGGAGTGCCCCTCGTGGTCGCGCTCGGACTCGGGAGCCTGCTGGGGTCCCTGCTGGCCTGGCGGCTCGGGATCCGGCTGGGCCCCGACGCGGACGTGCTGGCGCACGCCCGGGCCGTCGGCAAGGGCGTGACGTTCTCGGCGCCGCTGAAGCTGTCGGCGAAGGGCGCGCTGCTGGCCTGGCCGCTCGCCGCGCTCCTCGCCCACCTGGGCCTCACCGGCCTGTTCGGTCCCCGGGACCCCGAGACGCCGTAG
- the dnaE gene encoding DNA polymerase III subunit alpha: MSKPPFTHLHVHTQYSLLDGAARLKDMFNACNEMGMTHIAMSDHGNLHGAYDFFHSAKKAGITPIIGIEAYVAPESRRNKRKILWGQPHQKRDDISGSGGYTHKTMWAVNKTGLHNLFRLSSDAYAEGWLQKWPRMDKETIAKWSEGIVASTGCPSGEVQTRLRLGHFDEALKAAAEYQDIFGKDKYFLELMDHGIEIERRVRDGLLEIGKKLGIPPLVTNDSHYTYAHEAGAHDALLCIQTGKNLSDPDRFKFDGTGYYLKSTDEMYAIDSSDAWQEGCANTLLVAEMVDTDGMFEKRDLMPKFDIPEGYTEVTWFKEEVRRGMERRFPGGIPEDRQKQAEYEMDTIISMGFPGYFLVVADFIMWAKKQGIAVGPGRGSAAGSIVAYALGITDLDPIPHGLIFERFLNPERISMPDVDIDFDERRRVEVIRYVTEKYGADKVAMIGTYGTIKAKNAIKDSARVLGYPYAMGDRITKAMPADVLGKGIPLSGITDPAHPRYSEAGEVRAMYENEPDVKKVIDTARGVEGLVRQMGVHAAGVIMSSETITEHVPVWVRHTDGVTITQWDYPSCESLGLLKMDFLGLRNLTIMDDAVKMVKANKGLDIDLLSLPLDDPTTFELLQRGDTLGVFQFDGGPMRSLLRLMKPDNFEDISAVSALYRPGPMGMNSHTNYALRKNGQQEITPIHPELEAPLKEVLDVTYGLIVYQEQVQKAAQIIAGYSLGEADILRRVMGKKKPEELEKNFVIFQAGARKNGYSDEAIQALWDVLVPFAGYAFNKAHSAAYGLVSYWTAYLKANHPAEYMAALLTSVKDDKDKSAVYLNECRRMGIRVLPPNVNESEANFAAQGDEVILFGLSAVRNVGTNVVESIIKCRKAKGKYTSFPDYLDKVEAVVCNKRTTESLIKAGAFDSMGHTRKGLMAQYEPMIDNVVAVKRKEAEGQFDLFGGMGEETSSEPGFGLDVEFSADEWDKTYLLAQEREMLGLYVSDHPLFGLEHVLADKADAGISQLTGGEHADGAVVTIGGIISGLQRKMTKQGNAWAIATVEDLAGSIECMFFPATYQLVSTQLVEDAVVFVKGRLDKREDVPRLVAMELMVPDLSNVGANAPVVLTIPAVKVTPPMVSRLGEILSHHKGDSEVRIMLQGPRKTTVLRLDRHRVKPDPALYGDLKVLLGPSCLAG; encoded by the coding sequence GTGTCGAAGCCGCCCTTCACGCACCTGCACGTCCACACCCAGTACTCGCTGCTGGACGGTGCCGCGCGGCTGAAGGACATGTTCAACGCCTGCAATGAGATGGGCATGACGCACATCGCCATGTCCGACCACGGCAACCTGCACGGTGCGTACGACTTCTTCCACTCCGCGAAGAAGGCCGGAATCACCCCGATCATCGGGATCGAGGCCTATGTCGCCCCCGAGTCCCGGCGCAACAAGCGCAAGATCCTCTGGGGTCAGCCGCACCAGAAGCGGGACGACATCTCCGGTTCCGGCGGTTACACCCACAAGACGATGTGGGCGGTGAACAAGACCGGCCTGCACAACCTCTTCCGGCTCTCCTCCGACGCCTACGCCGAGGGCTGGCTGCAGAAGTGGCCCCGGATGGACAAGGAGACCATCGCCAAGTGGTCCGAGGGCATCGTCGCCTCCACCGGCTGTCCTTCCGGCGAGGTGCAGACCCGGCTGCGCCTCGGCCACTTCGACGAGGCCCTGAAGGCCGCCGCCGAGTACCAGGACATCTTCGGCAAGGACAAGTACTTCCTGGAGCTGATGGACCACGGCATCGAGATCGAGCGCCGGGTCCGCGACGGCCTGCTGGAGATCGGCAAGAAGCTCGGCATCCCTCCGCTGGTCACCAACGACTCGCACTACACCTACGCGCACGAGGCGGGCGCCCACGACGCCCTGCTGTGCATCCAGACCGGCAAGAACCTCTCCGACCCCGACCGCTTCAAGTTCGACGGCACCGGCTACTACCTGAAGTCCACGGACGAGATGTACGCCATCGACTCCTCGGACGCCTGGCAGGAGGGCTGCGCCAACACGCTCCTCGTCGCCGAGATGGTGGACACCGACGGCATGTTCGAGAAGCGCGACCTCATGCCCAAGTTCGACATCCCCGAGGGCTACACCGAGGTCACCTGGTTCAAGGAGGAGGTCCGCCGCGGCATGGAGCGCCGCTTCCCGGGCGGCATCCCCGAGGACCGCCAGAAGCAGGCCGAGTACGAGATGGACACCATCATCTCGATGGGCTTCCCCGGTTACTTCCTCGTGGTCGCCGACTTCATCATGTGGGCCAAGAAGCAGGGCATCGCGGTCGGCCCCGGCCGGGGCTCCGCCGCGGGCTCGATCGTGGCCTACGCGCTCGGCATCACCGACCTCGACCCGATCCCGCACGGCCTGATCTTCGAGCGGTTCCTCAACCCCGAGCGCATCTCGATGCCCGATGTCGACATCGACTTCGACGAGCGCCGCCGCGTCGAGGTGATCCGGTACGTGACCGAGAAGTACGGCGCCGACAAGGTCGCCATGATCGGTACCTACGGCACCATCAAGGCCAAGAACGCGATCAAGGACTCCGCGCGCGTGCTGGGCTACCCGTACGCGATGGGCGACCGCATCACCAAGGCCATGCCCGCCGACGTCCTCGGCAAGGGCATCCCGCTGTCCGGCATCACCGACCCCGCCCACCCGCGCTACAGCGAGGCCGGCGAGGTCCGCGCGATGTACGAGAACGAGCCGGACGTGAAGAAGGTCATCGACACCGCGCGCGGTGTGGAGGGCCTGGTCCGGCAGATGGGCGTGCACGCCGCCGGCGTGATCATGTCCAGCGAGACCATCACCGAGCACGTCCCGGTGTGGGTGAGGCACACCGACGGCGTGACCATCACCCAGTGGGACTACCCGAGCTGTGAGTCGCTCGGCCTGCTGAAGATGGACTTCCTGGGCCTGCGCAACCTCACGATCATGGACGACGCGGTCAAGATGGTGAAGGCCAACAAGGGCCTCGACATCGACCTGCTGTCCCTGCCGCTGGACGACCCCACGACCTTCGAACTGCTCCAGCGCGGCGACACCCTCGGCGTCTTCCAGTTCGACGGGGGCCCCATGCGCTCCCTGCTCCGGCTGATGAAGCCGGACAACTTCGAGGACATCTCCGCCGTCTCGGCCCTGTACCGGCCGGGTCCGATGGGCATGAACTCGCACACGAACTACGCGCTGCGCAAGAACGGGCAGCAGGAGATCACGCCGATCCACCCGGAGCTGGAGGCGCCGCTCAAGGAGGTCCTGGACGTCACCTACGGCCTGATCGTCTACCAGGAGCAGGTGCAGAAGGCCGCCCAGATCATCGCCGGCTACTCGCTCGGCGAGGCCGACATCCTCCGCCGCGTGATGGGCAAGAAGAAGCCGGAGGAGCTGGAGAAGAACTTCGTCATCTTCCAGGCCGGCGCCCGCAAGAACGGCTACAGCGACGAGGCCATCCAGGCACTGTGGGACGTGCTGGTCCCGTTCGCCGGCTACGCGTTCAACAAGGCCCACTCGGCCGCGTACGGCCTGGTGTCGTACTGGACGGCGTACCTGAAGGCGAACCACCCCGCCGAGTACATGGCCGCCCTGCTCACCTCCGTCAAGGACGACAAGGACAAGTCGGCGGTCTATCTCAACGAGTGCCGCCGCATGGGCATCCGGGTGCTCCCGCCGAACGTCAACGAGTCGGAGGCGAACTTCGCCGCCCAGGGCGACGAGGTGATCCTCTTCGGCCTGTCCGCCGTCCGCAACGTCGGCACCAACGTCGTCGAGTCGATCATCAAGTGCCGCAAGGCGAAGGGGAAGTACACCTCCTTCCCCGACTACCTCGACAAGGTCGAGGCGGTGGTCTGCAACAAGCGCACCACCGAATCGCTGATCAAGGCCGGCGCCTTCGACTCCATGGGCCACACCCGCAAGGGGCTCATGGCGCAGTACGAGCCGATGATCGACAACGTGGTCGCGGTCAAGCGCAAGGAGGCCGAGGGCCAGTTCGACCTCTTCGGCGGCATGGGCGAGGAGACCAGCAGCGAGCCCGGCTTCGGGCTGGACGTGGAGTTCTCCGCCGACGAGTGGGACAAGACCTATCTGCTCGCCCAGGAGCGGGAGATGCTCGGTCTGTACGTCTCCGACCACCCTCTCTTCGGCCTGGAGCACGTCCTCGCCGACAAGGCCGACGCGGGCATCTCCCAGCTCACCGGCGGCGAGCACGCCGACGGCGCGGTGGTCACCATCGGCGGCATCATCTCCGGCCTCCAGCGCAAGATGACCAAGCAGGGCAACGCCTGGGCCATCGCCACCGTGGAGGACCTCGCCGGCTCCATCGAGTGCATGTTCTTCCCGGCCACCTACCAGCTCGTGTCGACCCAACTCGTCGAGGACGCCGTGGTGTTCGTCAAGGGCCGGCTCGACAAGCGGGAGGACGTGCCCCGGCTCGTCGCCATGGAGCTGATGGTCCCGGACCTGTCCAACGTGGGGGCCAACGCGCCCGTGGTGCTGACCATCCCGGCGGTCAAGGTGACCCCGCCGATGGTCAGCCGCCTCGGCGAGATCCTCAGCCACCACAAGGGCGACAGCGAGGTCCGGATCATGCTCCAGGGCCCGCGCAAGACCACCGTGCTGCGCCTGGACCGGCACCGGGTCAAGCCGGACCCGGCCCTCTACGGCGACCTGAAGGTGCTCCTCGGCCCGTCCTGCCTGGCCGGCTGA
- a CDS encoding ABC transporter permease, with protein MSVVPAEVLPGGPRAVPEPAPGAAVLGPRARLWPSLVAVYRAQLSRARVARIPLLFVATFQSVGITVMMRGVVDSGHEAQSVVAGSAVLVVAYVALNLLSQYFGQLRASGGLDHYATLPVPPAAVVLGAAAAYASFTVPGTLLTAVFGCVLFGLPLTNLWVLLAVVPLAGAALAGLGAACGLLAPRPELATLLGQLGMSAALLLGVLPADRMPQAIRLARDLLPSTYGVEAYARTFGDHPDWALVLLDLGVCAGVGVVSLAVATRAYRRAAVR; from the coding sequence GTGAGTGTCGTACCCGCCGAGGTTCTGCCCGGCGGCCCCCGGGCCGTACCGGAGCCGGCGCCCGGCGCGGCCGTGCTCGGGCCGCGTGCGCGGCTGTGGCCGTCGCTGGTGGCCGTCTACCGGGCGCAGCTGTCCCGGGCCCGGGTGGCACGGATCCCGCTGTTGTTCGTGGCGACCTTCCAGTCCGTCGGCATCACCGTGATGATGCGCGGGGTGGTCGACAGCGGCCACGAGGCCCAGTCCGTGGTGGCCGGGTCGGCGGTGCTGGTCGTCGCCTATGTGGCGCTGAACCTGCTGTCGCAGTACTTCGGGCAGCTGCGGGCCAGCGGCGGACTCGACCACTACGCCACGCTGCCGGTGCCGCCGGCGGCGGTGGTGCTGGGCGCGGCGGCGGCCTACGCCTCCTTCACCGTGCCGGGCACCCTGCTCACCGCCGTCTTCGGCTGTGTGCTCTTCGGGCTGCCGCTGACCAACCTGTGGGTCCTGCTGGCCGTCGTCCCGCTCGCCGGGGCCGCGCTGGCCGGCCTCGGCGCCGCCTGCGGGCTGCTCGCGCCCCGGCCGGAGCTGGCCACGCTGCTCGGCCAGCTGGGCATGTCGGCGGCGCTGCTGCTGGGCGTGCTGCCGGCCGACCGGATGCCCCAGGCGATCCGGCTGGCCCGCGATCTGCTGCCCTCGACCTACGGCGTGGAGGCGTACGCGCGGACCTTCGGGGACCATCCGGACTGGGCGCTGGTCCTGCTTGACCTGGGTGTGTGCGCGGGCGTCGGCGTCGTCTCGCTGGCCGTGGCGACCCGGGCCTACCGCAGGGCCGCCGTCCGGTGA
- a CDS encoding NYN domain-containing protein: protein MDRCIVLVDAGYLLGAAASLLAGEPSRSRITVDHTALIHALRERAESDTERPLLRIYWFDGAPDRVPQPEHRRLRVMPRVTVRLGALTRSDGRWAQKGVDAAMHAELTELARNRACSDVVLVTGDGDLLPGMMAAKEHGVAVHLWAVQAADGDYNQSEDLVAEADERRVLDRAWITQAIRAKELTGVCPPPPAPRPEIAAILSAPLPESAPTEADRPAEQPAHPPAATVAQNGAPERVPAAKGVPTPKDLAALRAPGAQPAQHPATATLRWSSDKGWVDRPGVAAEPPEAASLPTLAQLTTAEQRWADREEDITTVGGDPYEVGQVFARRWISRLGDQSHLQRLSQMYPRIPHRIDGELLRYAARFGLLAHKDDQIDEHDRYAIRAGFWREFDIPAAAEQHAPAAD from the coding sequence GTGGACCGCTGCATCGTCCTGGTGGACGCCGGGTACCTGCTGGGCGCCGCCGCCAGCCTCCTCGCGGGTGAGCCCTCGCGGTCCCGGATCACCGTCGACCACACCGCGCTGATCCATGCGCTGCGCGAACGCGCGGAGTCCGACACCGAGCGCCCCCTGCTGCGCATCTACTGGTTCGACGGCGCCCCCGACCGGGTTCCCCAGCCGGAGCACCGCCGGCTGCGCGTGATGCCCCGGGTCACCGTCCGGCTGGGCGCCCTGACCCGCAGCGACGGACGCTGGGCGCAGAAGGGCGTGGACGCCGCCATGCACGCCGAACTGACCGAACTGGCCCGCAACCGCGCCTGTTCCGACGTCGTCCTGGTCACCGGCGACGGCGATCTGCTGCCCGGCATGATGGCCGCCAAGGAGCACGGCGTCGCCGTCCACCTGTGGGCCGTGCAGGCCGCCGACGGCGACTACAACCAGTCCGAGGACCTGGTCGCCGAGGCCGACGAGCGGCGGGTGCTGGACCGCGCCTGGATCACCCAGGCCATCCGCGCCAAGGAGCTGACCGGCGTCTGCCCCCCGCCGCCCGCGCCCCGCCCCGAGATCGCCGCGATCCTCTCCGCGCCCCTGCCCGAGTCCGCTCCCACGGAGGCCGACCGGCCCGCCGAGCAGCCCGCGCACCCCCCGGCCGCCACGGTGGCGCAGAACGGCGCTCCCGAACGGGTTCCCGCCGCCAAGGGCGTCCCGACCCCCAAGGACCTGGCCGCGCTGCGCGCACCCGGCGCGCAGCCCGCGCAGCACCCGGCGACCGCCACCCTGCGCTGGTCCTCCGACAAGGGCTGGGTCGACCGGCCGGGCGTGGCCGCCGAGCCCCCCGAGGCCGCCTCCCTGCCGACCCTGGCCCAGCTCACCACCGCCGAACAGCGGTGGGCCGACCGGGAGGAGGACATCACCACCGTCGGCGGCGACCCGTACGAGGTGGGACAGGTCTTCGCCCGCCGCTGGATCTCCCGGCTCGGCGACCAGAGCCACTTGCAGCGGCTGTCGCAGATGTACCCGCGCATCCCGCACCGGATCGACGGCGAGCTGCTGCGCTACGCGGCCCGGTTCGGGCTGCTCGCGCACAAGGACGACCAGATCGACGAACACGACCGTTACGCCATTCGGGCGGGGTTCTGGCGCGAGTTCGACATCCCGGCCGCGGCGGAACAGCACGCGCCCGCCGCGGACTGA